The following are encoded in a window of Chloroflexota bacterium genomic DNA:
- a CDS encoding ABC transporter permease encodes MAKYILRRIGFMLLTMLLVSVAIFLISEVAPGDVARHILGQFATPEQVELLRDQMGLDQHVAIRYLDWLVGNDWRLWRLVGKPLRYTQVGQYDSPSWWAVEADGTLKQWRMKKDTGLIEIRVAPDGTRDEVLFEDWQVAEDGSEIFWGVDTADHVVLWRKGEEAQKVGPASAGRTMTEASGVEYYPLRKGLLRGDPGISLRTNKPVGPTLVRRLRNSFVLAGIAFVIIMPIALLLGILAGLKEGRALDRTISIFSLVTTSVPEFASGVFLILLFAFWLKVLPGATVFVSDVAPYMQPKLLILPVLTLTLVEVGYVTRMTRASMIEVMNAPYIRTAFLKGLPYWRIVFKHAVRNALMAPITVIMLHVNWLIGGIVVVESVFGYPGLGMYMLDSALFKDINAIEAGAMVMVALAVGTQLIADIIYTFLNPRIRYT; translated from the coding sequence ATGGCCAAGTATATCCTGCGCCGAATCGGATTCATGCTTCTGACGATGCTCCTGGTTTCCGTCGCCATCTTCCTCATCTCGGAGGTGGCGCCTGGAGACGTGGCCCGGCACATCCTGGGCCAGTTCGCCACGCCCGAGCAGGTGGAACTCCTGCGCGACCAGATGGGCCTTGACCAGCACGTGGCGATTCGCTATCTGGACTGGCTGGTGGGCAACGACTGGAGGCTGTGGCGGCTGGTTGGCAAGCCCTTGCGGTATACCCAAGTGGGCCAGTACGACAGCCCGTCCTGGTGGGCGGTGGAGGCCGACGGCACGCTCAAGCAGTGGCGCATGAAGAAGGACACGGGCCTGATAGAGATTCGCGTCGCTCCCGACGGAACCCGCGACGAAGTTCTCTTTGAGGATTGGCAGGTCGCCGAGGATGGCAGCGAAATCTTCTGGGGCGTCGACACCGCCGACCACGTCGTCCTATGGCGCAAAGGCGAGGAGGCGCAGAAAGTCGGCCCCGCCTCGGCGGGCCGCACCATGACCGAGGCCAGCGGCGTGGAGTACTATCCGCTGCGCAAGGGGCTGCTGCGAGGCGACCCGGGCATCTCGCTGCGCACCAACAAGCCGGTCGGGCCTACCCTCGTGCGGCGGCTGCGCAACTCGTTCGTGCTGGCGGGCATCGCCTTCGTCATCATCATGCCCATCGCGCTGCTGTTGGGCATCCTGGCGGGGCTGAAGGAGGGCCGCGCGCTGGATCGTACTATCTCCATTTTCAGCCTTGTTACCACATCCGTGCCGGAGTTCGCCAGCGGAGTGTTTCTCATCCTGCTGTTTGCGTTCTGGCTTAAGGTGCTGCCCGGCGCGACGGTGTTCGTGAGCGATGTGGCGCCGTACATGCAGCCGAAGTTGCTCATCCTGCCCGTGCTCACCCTGACACTGGTGGAGGTGGGCTACGTTACCCGCATGACGCGCGCCAGCATGATTGAGGTCATGAACGCGCCGTATATCCGCACGGCGTTCCTGAAGGGCCTGCCCTACTGGCGCATCGTCTTCAAGCACGCCGTGCGCAACGCGCTGATGGCCCCGATAACCGTCATCATGCTCCACGTGAACTGGCTTATCGGCGGGATTGTGGTTGTGGAGTCGGTGTTCGGCTACCCGGGTCTGGGGATGTATATGCTGGATTCGGCGTTGTTCAAGGATATCAATGCCATTGAAGCGGGGGCCATGGTGATGGTGGCTCTGGCCGTGGGGACACAACTGATCGCAGATATTATCTACACATTCCTCAATCCGCGCATTCGTTACACGTAA